Genomic window (Pirellulales bacterium):
GTGCGCACTACGTCGATCTGGTCCAGGTTGCACTCCACGATCAGCGTCTCTTCGGCATTGTGACTGGCGCGAGCCAGGATATTGCCATTCGGATCGGCGACAAACGACGCGCCCCAAAACTCGATATCACCTTCGCTGCCCGTGCGATTCGAGGCCGCCACGAAGACGCCATTGGCGATGGCATGGCTGCGCATCATTGTCTCCCATGCCGCATGCTGACTGGCGCCGTATTCTTCTTTCTCGCTGGGGTGCCAGCCGATAGCAGTCGGATAGAAAATAATCTGCGCGCCGGTCAGTGCGGTTAGCCGGGCTGCCTCGGGATACCATTGGTCCCAGCAGACACATGTGCCCAACTTGCCAAAGCGCGTCGGAAAGCTGGCAAAGCCCAAGTCGCCTGGCGTGAAATAGAACTTCTCGTAGTAAAGAGGGTCGTCCGGGATGTGCATCTTGCGATAGACGCCCGCCGTACTGCCGTCCGCATCGAAGATCACGGCGGTATTGTGATACAACCCCGCCGCGCGCCGCTCGAAAAACGAACCGACCACGGCCACCTGGTGTTGGCGGGCAGCGGCGGCGATGCGTTGGCTCGTGGGGCCTGGGATCGGCTCGGCATCGCCGAACCGCGCATGGTCTTCGCTCTGGCACGGGTATTGCCCTGCAAACAACTCTTGCAGGCAGACGATCTGCGCGCCGGCGCTGGCGGCTTCGGCAATGCGGGCAACGGCCTTCTCGACGTTGCGATCTTGCGAAGAGACGCAACTCATCTGCACCAGTGCGATGGTCACTTTGGCCGACGAAGAAGTTGACCGCTTGTCGGTTGGGTTGGGGCTGTGGCTCATAGTCCTGCGATGTTACCCTATCCGAGGTTGCATCGCCAAGGACCCTGGGCTCTGCCGAAAGTCGCGAGCATGACACACCAACAGCCTGTGGGCCTGTTCATCACTGGGACCGATACCGAGGTCGGCAAGACGTACATCGCGGCGCGCATCGCACACGCCTTGCACGCCGCGGGACGTCGTGTGGGCATTTACAAACCGGTGGCCAGCGGTTGCCGGGCCTTGGGCGATGAACTGGTGAGCGAGGATGCCGTGGCACTATGGAACGCGGCAGGGCGTCCTGGGGAACTCGACCGCGTTTGTCCGCAGCGATTTGCCGCGCCGCTGGCACCACACCTGGCGGCCCGCGCCGCCGGGTTCGAGATTTCCGCCGAACAATTGCGCACGGGGCTCGACTACTGGAGGGACCGTAGCGACGTGCTGGTGGTCGAAGGCGCAGGCGGACTACTCTCGCCCGTCGGTGACGACGATTACGTCGCCAACCTAGTGGCCGATTTTGGCTTTCCACTGATCGTTGTCAGCGACAACTCGTTAGGAACGATTCACCGCACGCTATCGACGTTGGTCGTCGCGGCGACTTGTGGCGAAGGTCTGGACGTGGCCGGCGTGATCCTCAATCAGGTCCGACCGGACGCGCAAGATGCCAGTGTCGCGTCGAACCTTGCCGAGCTGCGCGCGCGCTGCGTCCCCAAGGTGCTCGGCCTGGTGGGGTGGCAAGGCGAGCTGCCGCAGGAGATTGATTGGCTCGAACTGGCCGCGTCCTAGCGACGACCGGCCTGAACGCGCTGGGTGACGTAGTGCCAATAGTCGGTTGACAGCATTGACTGTTTAGGTCAACGCGGCAACCGCCCGCTGTTCGTGCCGGCGCTCGGCCATCGAGGTATCCATCGTTAATTCCATCGTCACGCTCCAGCGGCCCGATGCGTCGGCCTGCACCATCCAGTGCGGCTGCACGACGACCGACTGGTGAACCAATTCGAAGCCCCCTTCCGATTGGCTGACCGTTTCGATGGGGTAGGTCCATACGCCGCTCGCGCGCGAGGCTTTCCAGCCCACGTCGATTCCCAAGTATTCATCGACCAGGTTCAGCGAGCGAGCATCGGCCAGATTGAGCTGTTGGCCCAAGTGGCCCAACCGATGACCGTCGCCGTCGTGAAAGTACCGGTCGTCGCAGCCCGATGGCATCCCGGCGAAATTGAACTCCACGCCAAAATGGAACGACTGAGCGGGCTCCAGTCCCTCGATCAGGTAAGCGATTTCGAGCGTCGAGCTGCCGGCTTCCAGCGTGATGCCCTTGGTGATCTTCAGCGGATGTCCCCAGGCGTTGCCCTGCCGCGAGAGCTGCACCTGAATCCGGTTCGGGTTGCGTCGCAAGCGTGCTTCGTAGGCGCCGCTAGCGAAGTCACCCCGTTCGAGTGACTTGCCACCAGCGACGCTTTCCAATGTCGCGTCGGCGTCGAAGAAATGGTCGATCAGGCTCTTGCGCGGCAACGTGTCGTATTGCAGGCGGTCGTTCAGGCCGGGCTGCTTGAAGACGACGCGATCATGAATGCTGCTGACCCCATCGGCATTGGAGTTCGGACCGGCCAGCACCTTGCGGTGATACGCTTCGGGCTGGCGCGCCAGCGTTGCCATCAGATTCAAACAGATGCTGCGGACGTCGAGCTCGTAAAGTAGCCCGCCGCGCCACGGCCTGACCAGTGCCGCGAGCTTGTCGTTGGCCAGATAGACTTCCTGGCGTGCATCGAGATTGAAATCACCGACCACGGCTTCGATCCAGGGATCCGTGCGCTCGGCCGCGCGATCGAGCAGATTGTCGGCAGCTATTAACGAGCGATACACGGCATTGCGCAAGTGGGGCAGGTAGATGCCGCCGAACGCGCCGTGCCAGTAGCTGCAATTGCACTGGCCTCGATAAAGCTCGCTGCGGGCCGCCTCGACCAAGGTGCGATTCTGCCGGCTTTCTTCGGCCTCGGCCACGCGCCGACTGATCATCAGCATCCGCGTGTACATTTCGTCAGCTTCGGGATACTTCACCTTGAAGTTGCGCCAAAAGCCGCCGCGCACGAACTGCGACAAGACGGGCCAATGCGGATCATGCTCCAGTTCGTGCCGCACGCGCTCGTATTCCAAAAGCTGGGCGGTAGGGAGCGCCCATTCGGTCATCTCGCGATAGCTACTGTCGGGCAGATAGATTTTGCCATTGGGCGGAACGTTATCGATGGCCTCGGCGAGCGTGGTGGTTTTGATCCAACTTTCGTTGGCCACGAGCGCCTCGAAGAAACGGGACAGCCACCCGTCGTCGTAGACGTGACGCTTGGTCTCGGGCCAGGTGCCGAACTTCTCGCCGTCGTCGCCGAAAACGACCACGGCCTCGGGCCGCCGCTCGGCAATGCTCCGCAAGTGGTCGACCGTCGCCTCGGGCGCGGCGAAGGGGATCGTATACCGCAATCGCTCGCTGCCGGGAAAGATGGCCAGGATCTGCCCGTCATTCTCGCTGATGAAATACCCATCGAGTAGCTCAGGCGACAGACCGGCATTGCGAAAATGAAAGTCGTCGAGCACGGTGTAATGGATGTTGGCCTCGACCAGGTCGCTGACCATGGTCGGTTCCCAGACCCGCTCGGGAATCCACATACCGCGCACTTTGCATCGCAGCCGCGCCTCGAGCCATTGGGTATAGCTGCGGATCTGGCCGATGCGGTCGCGCGGAGGGATCATCGACAAGATCGGCTCGAAGAACGCCCCGCCAATGATTTCGATGCGCCCTTGCGAAACCAATTCCGCCAGCTCATCCAGGTACTCGGGATGGCGGGCCGCGAGCCACTCCATCAGCGAGCCGCTGGTATGCAAGCAGATCTGTAGCGAAGGAAAGCGGCGAAACACTTCCAAGAACGGCCGGTAGCTGTCCTGATAGGCCTGTTCGAAGACGCCGTCGAAGTTGCCGATCGGCTGATGATTGTGCAGAACGAGAGCGAGGCGAATCGTGTGTGGCATGATAGCGGCTGCGGCGAAGCAAAATTCCTTTTGATTAAATACCGCCCTGAAGGCGTCCATGCGACCGCCAGCGACAAGATATCCATGTCGCTGACAGCTTGATCACTGACGTTATGGTCACAGTCTGCATTATCACCAAGTGCAGAATCGCTAGTGGAAAGCGACTCTCTTCAATCGCGCCCTTACCCAGTCTGGCTGACCGGCAAGGTCCGCGGCTCTTGTACATCGACGTCGACTTCTCGCAGGAACGCGGCGGCTTCTTCCGGCGGCACCGGATTGATGTAGAAGCCCGATCCCCATTCGAAGCCTGCCGTCTTCGTTAGACGCGGAATGATCTCAATGTGCCAGTGATAGTGGTTGAGTTCCTGTGTGTCAAAGGGGCTGGTATGAAGGATGTAATTGTACGCAGGTCGGTCAAGCGCCGTCTCGATCTTTCCCATCACTTGCTTCATGATGCGAGCCAAATCCTCGACGCCGTTTTTCTGAATGTTTTCGTAGTGGCTGGAGTGGTTTTTGGGCAGCACCCAGGTCTCGAAGGGAAACCGGCTCGCAAACGGACAGAATGCCACGAAGCCCGGCGTGTCGATGACGATCCGCTTTTCGGTGGCTAGCTCTTGCTGCACCATATCGCAAAACACGCAGCGCCCCCGATACTTGTAGAATTCCTGGCTGCCGATCATCTCCTCGCGGACATTGATCGGCACGATCGGCGTGACGATCAATTGACTGTGCGTGTGCTCGAGCGAGGCACCGGCTGCTTCGCCCACGTTCTTGAAGATCATGCCGTATACCAGGCGTCGATCCTTCTTCAGGTCGACGAGGCGGTCGCGATAAGCCCAAAAGACGTCGCGCAGGGTCTCTTCGGACAAGTCGGCGGTGCTGAGCACATGCTGCGGCGATTCGATGATCACCTCGTGGGCGCCCACGCCGCGCATCATGTCGTAGATTCCCTCGCCGCGCTTGTTCAGATCTCCCTCGATCTCGAGCGCTGGAAACTTGTTCGGCACGACGCGCACGCGCCACCCCTCGCGGTTAGGCAGCGAGCCCGGCTTGCGGTACGCCAGGATCTCGCCGGGTGTGGTCTCTTCGTTATGTTCGCAAAAGGGGCAGAATTTTCCGCCGTGGACGCGCGGCGTGGATTCAAAATCGTGTGGCCGCTTGGCGCGGCTCTTGGCGATGATTACCCACCGGCCAACAATCGGGTCTTTGCGGAGGTCTGGCATGGTTACTTTCTAAACGATGGCCGCGCAAGGCACGCGGCCCGAAATGTATGAATCGCGTGACGGTTTGGCCCATCTGGCCCATGGTAGCTGCACGCTCGGCGGTATCTCGCACTCATACTTGCCACATGATTAGTTCGTAGTCGGGCGAGGGAACGAACGTTTCGATCGCGCCCTCATGCGGTAGCCGTTCGATCGATTGGTCCGCTTGCAACAATTCCACCACAAAATGCAGTGGCGCATCGATCGAAACTGCCAGGCTGCGAAAAGGAATCGCCACCTCCAGAATCATATCGGCCGCCGCCTGCACGCCCGAGACGGTAACCGGCACGTCGTTGCGGTACAACTGCACGATCGGTTCCTGCCAGCCGGGATGTGAAACGATCAACTCGAAGCCGGGCGGATCGAGAAAGGTGATCTTCAGCGTATCGACGTCGGCCAGTCGTTCGCGAATGGTTCCCCCGCGACCGTCACAACGCAGGAAGAGACGTTCCGTGTCGAATCCGAAGTACAAGTCGGCGATGCGGCCTTCGGCGACCATGCTCATGGTGCCGCGTGCGCCCGTCGCGGTGTAGTGGCCGGCATTGAGCCACTCGAAATAGGTCCGCCGGCCATCCACTTTTACGTTCAACAGTGACGTCGGTTCGAGAAACAGTTGTGTCTGGCGATGTCCCTGGCTGATCGGACGAGCGAGCTCGCCCGGCGCGGCGTCTTCGAGCAAGGCATAAACGTTTTGCAGGTGACGCCGAAACAAGCGATCGAACAACTCGTCCTGAGCGCTCGAGTGATCGTCTCCAAACCACCAGAACCAGTCACTCCCCTCGGCGATGTACAACTCTTCCCACGCTTGCTTCAGTTGGGCAGGGGTCTTATCGCCGTTGCGGCCGGCCTGGACCAAATGTGTGCGCGTCTCGAACAACAAATCCCAAGCCCGATTGCATTCTGGGTGGCCGATCCAGATGCCAAAATTGTGTTGAATCCAACTGCCCGAAAACAGCTGCCCGATCTTGTCGGTGGCCGGATGCCGTGACAGATAGTCGCAGACCCGCACCGGCGTGACCTTGGGGTGCGTGCCGACGCGTCGATACAAGCTGCGCAAAAAATCGACGCCGCTATTGGGATAATATTCCCAACAGTTTTCCCCATCGAGAATGATGCTCACCAGCGTCGGACGATGGCCGGCATTGGTGGTGGTGGCCCGGCCGATGGCGTCGATCTTGCCCAGAAAATCATCCACGGCCTGATCGGCCTGATAGCGCTGGTAATGGAAACCGATCTGGTCGCTCATGGCATGGTCGCGAAAGACCATTTGCAAGCTTTGGCCACGTTCTTCCACGCGCCACGGTCGGTACAGCATTTCGGGATTG
Coding sequences:
- a CDS encoding carbon-nitrogen hydrolase — translated: MSHSPNPTDKRSTSSSAKVTIALVQMSCVSSQDRNVEKAVARIAEAASAGAQIVCLQELFAGQYPCQSEDHARFGDAEPIPGPTSQRIAAAARQHQVAVVGSFFERRAAGLYHNTAVIFDADGSTAGVYRKMHIPDDPLYYEKFYFTPGDLGFASFPTRFGKLGTCVCWDQWYPEAARLTALTGAQIIFYPTAIGWHPSEKEEYGASQHAAWETMMRSHAIANGVFVAASNRTGSEGDIEFWGASFVADPNGNILARASHNAEETLIVECNLDQIDVVRTHWPFLRDRRIDAYQGLTQRYLD
- the bioD gene encoding dethiobiotin synthase, producing the protein MTHQQPVGLFITGTDTEVGKTYIAARIAHALHAAGRRVGIYKPVASGCRALGDELVSEDAVALWNAAGRPGELDRVCPQRFAAPLAPHLAARAAGFEISAEQLRTGLDYWRDRSDVLVVEGAGGLLSPVGDDDYVANLVADFGFPLIVVSDNSLGTIHRTLSTLVVAATCGEGLDVAGVILNQVRPDAQDASVASNLAELRARCVPKVLGLVGWQGELPQEIDWLELAAS
- a CDS encoding alpha-amylase/4-alpha-glucanotransferase domain-containing protein produces the protein MPHTIRLALVLHNHQPIGNFDGVFEQAYQDSYRPFLEVFRRFPSLQICLHTSGSLMEWLAARHPEYLDELAELVSQGRIEIIGGAFFEPILSMIPPRDRIGQIRSYTQWLEARLRCKVRGMWIPERVWEPTMVSDLVEANIHYTVLDDFHFRNAGLSPELLDGYFISENDGQILAIFPGSERLRYTIPFAAPEATVDHLRSIAERRPEAVVVFGDDGEKFGTWPETKRHVYDDGWLSRFFEALVANESWIKTTTLAEAIDNVPPNGKIYLPDSSYREMTEWALPTAQLLEYERVRHELEHDPHWPVLSQFVRGGFWRNFKVKYPEADEMYTRMLMISRRVAEAEESRQNRTLVEAARSELYRGQCNCSYWHGAFGGIYLPHLRNAVYRSLIAADNLLDRAAERTDPWIEAVVGDFNLDARQEVYLANDKLAALVRPWRGGLLYELDVRSICLNLMATLARQPEAYHRKVLAGPNSNADGVSSIHDRVVFKQPGLNDRLQYDTLPRKSLIDHFFDADATLESVAGGKSLERGDFASGAYEARLRRNPNRIQVQLSRQGNAWGHPLKITKGITLEAGSSTLEIAYLIEGLEPAQSFHFGVEFNFAGMPSGCDDRYFHDGDGHRLGHLGQQLNLADARSLNLVDEYLGIDVGWKASRASGVWTYPIETVSQSEGGFELVHQSVVVQPHWMVQADASGRWSVTMELTMDTSMAERRHEQRAVAALT
- the galT gene encoding galactose-1-phosphate uridylyltransferase, whose protein sequence is MPDLRKDPIVGRWVIIAKSRAKRPHDFESTPRVHGGKFCPFCEHNEETTPGEILAYRKPGSLPNREGWRVRVVPNKFPALEIEGDLNKRGEGIYDMMRGVGAHEVIIESPQHVLSTADLSEETLRDVFWAYRDRLVDLKKDRRLVYGMIFKNVGEAAGASLEHTHSQLIVTPIVPINVREEMIGSQEFYKYRGRCVFCDMVQQELATEKRIVIDTPGFVAFCPFASRFPFETWVLPKNHSSHYENIQKNGVEDLARIMKQVMGKIETALDRPAYNYILHTSPFDTQELNHYHWHIEIIPRLTKTAGFEWGSGFYINPVPPEEAAAFLREVDVDVQEPRTLPVSQTG
- a CDS encoding glycoside hydrolase family 57 protein; translation: MHDVALAFIWHQHQPYYPDDVSGENPMPWVRLHATKDYWGMAMLLREVPEMHATINLVPSLLLQLTAYTDRGAQDDHLRVSRAPADGLSEADVTYLLDNFFMVHPDHMIRPYRRYLELYQKRGLSIDPAARAAKRFTKRDILDLQCWSNLSWIHPLAFEQDKDLADFRKKGKHWTEAEKQWLLERQMRLLAEVIPLHRELAESGQIELTTTPFYHPILPLLYDKRLARQAMPDVTLPKHLDGYREDAEMQIQRAVEYHTQLFGEKPVGMWPSEGSVCQPMIAAVAKAGIQWMATDEEVLSRSTDGWVTRDGHGYLRNPEMLYRPWRVEERGQSLQMVFRDHAMSDQIGFHYQRYQADQAVDDFLGKIDAIGRATTTNAGHRPTLVSIILDGENCWEYYPNSGVDFLRSLYRRVGTHPKVTPVRVCDYLSRHPATDKIGQLFSGSWIQHNFGIWIGHPECNRAWDLLFETRTHLVQAGRNGDKTPAQLKQAWEELYIAEGSDWFWWFGDDHSSAQDELFDRLFRRHLQNVYALLEDAAPGELARPISQGHRQTQLFLEPTSLLNVKVDGRRTYFEWLNAGHYTATGARGTMSMVAEGRIADLYFGFDTERLFLRCDGRGGTIRERLADVDTLKITFLDPPGFELIVSHPGWQEPIVQLYRNDVPVTVSGVQAAADMILEVAIPFRSLAVSIDAPLHFVVELLQADQSIERLPHEGAIETFVPSPDYELIMWQV